A section of the Stenotrophomonas sp. 364 genome encodes:
- a CDS encoding TcfC E-set like domain-containing protein — MKAPAPAVTRLAVALALSLATPLVAARGVPVGFEDLVEGQTEQLEVRLFGRSTGLVPVRVTLEHVQLEAPAEALQALQLSAEAQAALLPALSQPLPRNSHLACRYGGASAGCGYIDPPEEPTAVRALYDEGEGAVRLFIARQWIAGEPAVERYHQVDANAENAFLHQHTLNVSGGRGYQSLAAQGMGALGVLQRGHLAADWTFSQQRYQAGRAHRAFQLDNAYYRHDLGQQHYLQAGRMDRRNLSSPQGGTFSFSMLPMDRFEGLRVGTTQAYVDSAAAVQATPLTVLLARDARVDAFDGERLLQTFYLQAGVNQLDTRRFPLGNYTITLRIYEDGVLVRSEDAPFDKGGDWTDSSVQWFLQGGRRNERRSDRFDDERAAMGGVRVPVSRNVAVTAGLADLGGFSYGELRVDLRHVFATQDVRATFSGMHGSDGSRGQQHQLSYRRRASWNVYHQRMRGRACQFEDDARDRLGCADSLSASMALPVAGGNAYVAYTRRQTWRAGTVQPGLGEDPLAGLDPLLPPWIPQPTRVPQLSRTWQASYSRSQRWGEFSVSSRIGVWQQTSGGGLRDGRDRGIYFNVSLNRLQRGDRGTSQRRYGVDVRQPQHARPEINYSAGQTLRQEYEDQYREVAAELRGNNNERYSATVSGQLQNRIGQTGVTLSRYQDRSGGEMAYSATHNSGLAFGTRGLYWGAGIGADAGLAVQVDGTDDLDLTGVAAELQVGGLRRQRLRLGERRLLPISAYQSHRAEVQDASALDSIAAVRVTGVGGARPLFLSPGRLVRMPVPIEVTYTFIGNARDIAGAPLRGARILNAPVPGTGSNGGFVADFPRRETTLYLLQDDRLLHCPLQVRERRSVVMLVGAVQCEPLAVAQLPADIRHQARVTRLLQEQALIAATPQAAAAGGGK, encoded by the coding sequence ATGAAAGCTCCCGCACCCGCCGTCACCCGGCTGGCGGTCGCGCTCGCCCTGTCGTTGGCCACGCCCCTGGTCGCGGCGCGCGGCGTTCCCGTCGGCTTCGAGGATCTGGTCGAAGGCCAGACCGAACAACTCGAGGTACGCCTGTTCGGTCGCTCCACCGGGCTGGTGCCGGTGCGCGTGACCCTGGAACACGTGCAGCTGGAAGCGCCGGCTGAAGCGCTGCAGGCGCTGCAACTGTCAGCCGAAGCGCAGGCGGCGCTGCTGCCTGCGTTGTCACAGCCGTTGCCGCGCAACAGCCACCTGGCCTGCCGCTACGGTGGCGCCAGCGCCGGCTGCGGTTACATCGATCCCCCCGAGGAGCCTACTGCCGTGCGCGCGCTGTATGACGAGGGCGAGGGCGCGGTGCGCCTGTTCATCGCCCGCCAATGGATCGCCGGCGAGCCGGCCGTCGAGCGTTACCACCAGGTCGACGCCAATGCCGAGAATGCCTTCCTGCACCAGCACACCCTCAATGTCAGCGGTGGCCGTGGCTACCAGTCGCTGGCCGCGCAGGGCATGGGGGCCCTGGGCGTATTACAGCGCGGGCACCTGGCCGCCGACTGGACCTTCAGCCAACAGCGTTACCAGGCCGGCCGCGCGCACCGCGCGTTCCAGCTGGACAACGCCTACTACCGACACGACCTGGGGCAGCAGCACTACCTGCAGGCCGGGCGCATGGACCGCCGCAACCTGAGCAGCCCGCAGGGCGGCACCTTCAGCTTCAGCATGCTGCCGATGGACCGCTTCGAGGGCCTGCGCGTGGGCACCACGCAGGCCTACGTGGATTCCGCTGCGGCCGTTCAGGCCACGCCGCTCACCGTGCTGCTGGCGCGCGATGCGCGGGTGGATGCCTTTGATGGCGAACGCCTGCTGCAGACCTTCTACCTGCAGGCCGGCGTCAACCAGCTCGACACGCGCCGGTTTCCGCTGGGCAACTACACCATCACCCTGCGCATCTATGAAGACGGCGTGCTGGTGCGCAGCGAGGACGCGCCGTTCGACAAGGGCGGCGACTGGACCGACAGCAGTGTGCAGTGGTTCCTGCAGGGCGGGCGCCGCAACGAGCGCCGCAGCGACCGCTTCGATGACGAGCGGGCGGCGATGGGTGGCGTGCGCGTGCCGGTGTCGCGCAACGTGGCGGTAACCGCTGGCCTCGCCGACCTGGGTGGTTTCAGCTATGGCGAATTGCGGGTGGATCTGCGCCACGTATTTGCCACCCAGGACGTGCGCGCCACCTTCAGCGGCATGCACGGCAGCGATGGCAGCCGGGGCCAGCAGCACCAGCTGTCCTACCGCCGCCGCGCCTCGTGGAATGTGTACCACCAGCGCATGCGCGGCCGTGCCTGCCAGTTCGAGGACGATGCGCGCGACCGGCTTGGCTGTGCCGACTCGCTCAGCGCCTCGATGGCGCTGCCGGTGGCCGGCGGCAATGCCTACGTGGCCTATACGCGCCGCCAGACCTGGCGCGCAGGCACCGTGCAGCCGGGGCTGGGGGAGGATCCGCTGGCCGGGCTCGACCCGCTGTTGCCGCCGTGGATTCCACAACCCACGCGCGTGCCCCAGCTCAGCCGCACCTGGCAGGCCAGCTACAGCCGCAGCCAGCGCTGGGGCGAGTTCAGTGTGTCCAGCCGTATCGGCGTGTGGCAGCAGACCAGCGGCGGCGGCCTGCGCGATGGGCGCGACCGCGGCATCTATTTCAACGTCAGCCTCAACCGCCTGCAGCGCGGCGACCGCGGCACCTCGCAGCGGCGCTACGGCGTGGACGTGCGCCAGCCCCAGCACGCGCGGCCGGAGATCAACTACAGCGCTGGGCAGACCCTGCGCCAGGAGTACGAGGACCAGTACCGCGAGGTTGCGGCCGAACTGCGTGGCAACAACAACGAACGCTACAGCGCGACGGTGAGCGGCCAACTGCAGAACCGCATTGGCCAGACCGGCGTCACGCTGTCGCGCTACCAGGACCGCAGCGGCGGGGAAATGGCGTACAGCGCCACGCACAACTCGGGCCTCGCATTCGGCACGCGGGGGCTGTATTGGGGCGCGGGCATCGGTGCTGATGCCGGGCTGGCGGTGCAGGTCGATGGCACCGACGACCTGGACCTGACCGGGGTGGCCGCCGAACTGCAGGTCGGCGGCCTGCGCCGGCAGCGCCTGCGGCTGGGCGAACGCCGCCTGCTGCCGATTTCTGCCTACCAGTCGCACCGCGCCGAGGTACAGGACGCCAGCGCTCTGGACAGCATTGCGGCGGTGCGCGTGACCGGTGTAGGCGGTGCGCGCCCGCTGTTCCTCTCGCCAGGCCGCCTGGTACGCATGCCCGTGCCGATCGAGGTGACCTACACCTTCATCGGCAACGCGCGCGATATCGCCGGTGCACCGCTGCGCGGTGCCCGGATTCTCAACGCACCGGTGCCGGGCACCGGCAGCAATGGAGGCTTCGTGGCCGACTTCCCGCGACGCGAAACAACCCTGTACCTGCTGCAGGACGACCGGCTGCTGCACTGCCCGCTGCAGGTGCGCGAACGCCGCAGCGTGGTGATGCTGGTAGGCGCGGTGCAATGCGAACCGCTGGCCGTGGCGCAGTTGCCCGCCGACATCCGCCATCAGGCCCGGGTGACGCGACTGCTGCAGGAGCAGGCGTTGATTGCGGCTACGCCGCAGGCCGCGGCCGCGGGAGGTGGGAAGTGA
- a CDS encoding CS1 type fimbrial major subunit produces MSILKKAVLASALAAVSLSANAFDADIKVWANVDPTLALLKADGTALDSVVPMVHNPVSGLVPWSQQVRIYSNDEDKDIEVRVGSAPQLLNTDGSGAPVPLTVSLNGKALTVAAQDFAASDLFDGALPGASIPMPLRIAQTKQAPIAKGGTYEGIVTIAMQQKTTSP; encoded by the coding sequence ATGTCCATTCTCAAGAAGGCCGTGCTCGCTTCGGCGCTGGCTGCCGTTTCGTTGTCCGCCAATGCCTTCGACGCCGACATCAAGGTCTGGGCCAACGTCGACCCGACTCTGGCCCTGCTCAAGGCCGATGGCACCGCGCTGGATTCGGTCGTCCCCATGGTGCACAACCCGGTCAGCGGCCTGGTGCCGTGGTCGCAGCAGGTGCGCATCTACTCCAACGATGAAGACAAGGACATCGAAGTGCGTGTCGGCAGCGCACCGCAGCTGCTCAACACCGATGGCAGTGGCGCCCCGGTGCCGCTGACCGTCAGCCTCAACGGCAAGGCGCTGACCGTGGCCGCGCAGGACTTCGCCGCCTCCGACCTGTTCGACGGCGCGCTGCCGGGCGCATCGATCCCGATGCCGCTGCGTATCGCGCAGACCAAGCAGGCGCCGATCGCCAAGGGCGGCACCTACGAGGGCATCGTCACCATCGCCATGCAGCAGAAGACCACCAGCCCGTAA
- a CDS encoding alpha/beta hydrolase: MPNTFHRVGTGPHPVLVLHGWFGDAHAFAPIEPWLSGEMFTYVFMDYRGYGGMRDVRGTYTIDEIATDALALMDHLGYARFSLAGHSMGGMAIERIAVRAPERVCALVAIAPVPCGGIAYDASTRQLLEHAAGCTATRRCIIDRSTGHRLPAAWIDWKARYSVTHSCAGAFTAYLPAWADTDFSEEIIGTHALHVVVGAHDPTFNRALVERTYLRRYRQATLEVMGNAGHYPMNETPLALVASMEAFLCGHPPAAL; this comes from the coding sequence ATGCCCAACACCTTCCATCGCGTGGGAACCGGTCCCCATCCCGTCCTGGTCCTGCACGGCTGGTTCGGCGATGCCCATGCCTTTGCACCGATCGAGCCGTGGTTGTCGGGCGAGATGTTCACCTACGTGTTCATGGACTACCGCGGGTATGGCGGCATGCGCGATGTACGTGGCACTTACACCATTGATGAGATCGCCACCGATGCATTGGCCTTGATGGATCACCTGGGGTACGCGCGTTTCAGTCTGGCAGGGCACTCGATGGGGGGCATGGCGATCGAGCGGATTGCCGTGCGTGCGCCCGAGCGCGTGTGCGCGCTGGTGGCGATCGCGCCGGTGCCTTGTGGTGGCATTGCCTACGATGCAAGTACGCGGCAACTGTTGGAGCACGCCGCCGGCTGCACTGCCACGCGGCGCTGCATCATCGACCGCAGCACCGGCCACCGCCTGCCGGCTGCCTGGATCGACTGGAAGGCGCGCTATTCGGTAACCCATTCGTGTGCCGGGGCATTCACCGCATATCTGCCGGCTTGGGCAGACACGGACTTCAGCGAAGAGATCATCGGCACGCATGCGCTGCACGTGGTGGTAGGCGCGCACGATCCAACCTTCAACCGAGCCCTGGTGGAACGCACGTACCTGCGCCGGTACCGGCAGGCCACGCTGGAGGTGATGGGCAATGCGGGCCACTACCCGATGAATGAAACGCCGCTGGCACTGGTGGCCTCGATGGAGGCATTCCTCTGCGGACATCCGCCCGCCGCACTCTGA
- a CDS encoding helix-turn-helix transcriptional regulator, translated as MRNAPLDAFENLPRSVVMTANDYAAGVTYPLHAHRRGQFAFAARGTISVTTPEGHWLVPPGRACWLPAGVAHAMHMRGPVTMLNAFIAVPDAATAPLPGRCAVYAVSALLRQLLEDAVDLPALYDERGRAGKLMDLLVAEMAAMPPLSLHAPLPSDARLARACRMLVDAPSIAADLDSMATYAGMSRRTFTRLFRTQTGVSFAEWRQQVCLLAAIERLGAGQSVTRVAVDLGYASPSAFSAAFRRVLGVAPSRYVEGGQVA; from the coding sequence ATGCGCAATGCCCCGCTCGATGCGTTTGAAAACCTGCCGCGCAGCGTGGTGATGACGGCAAACGACTACGCCGCCGGCGTCACCTACCCGCTGCATGCCCATCGCCGCGGCCAGTTCGCGTTTGCCGCGCGCGGCACGATCAGCGTCACCACACCCGAAGGCCACTGGCTGGTGCCGCCAGGGCGCGCATGCTGGCTGCCCGCGGGCGTTGCCCATGCGATGCACATGCGCGGACCGGTCACCATGCTCAACGCGTTCATTGCCGTGCCCGACGCGGCAACGGCGCCGCTCCCCGGGCGCTGCGCTGTGTATGCGGTATCGGCGTTGCTGCGCCAGTTGCTGGAGGACGCTGTCGACCTGCCTGCGCTGTATGACGAGCGCGGGCGTGCCGGCAAGCTCATGGACCTGTTGGTGGCGGAGATGGCCGCCATGCCGCCGTTGTCGCTGCACGCACCGCTCCCTTCCGACGCGCGGCTGGCAAGGGCCTGCCGCATGCTGGTCGATGCGCCGTCGATCGCTGCCGACCTGGACAGCATGGCCACCTACGCGGGGATGAGCCGGCGCACGTTCACCCGGCTGTTCCGTACGCAGACAGGGGTAAGCTTCGCAGAATGGCGCCAGCAGGTGTGCCTGCTGGCGGCCATCGAGCGACTCGGCGCGGGGCAGTCGGTGACCCGCGTTGCAGTCGACCTGGGCTACGCCAGTCCCAGCGCGTTTTCAGCCGCATTCCGCCGGGTGCTGGGTGTCGCGCCCAGCCGCTATGTCGAGGGGGGGCAGGTGGCATAG
- a CDS encoding NirD/YgiW/YdeI family stress tolerance protein, with protein sequence MKPIVALSLIIAPFALAIAPAQAQYTGPGATPAATTVADARQQRDDQPVVLRGTLVAKLGHERYRFKDATGEIEVEIDDKDLPAQAIGASTMVELHGEVDTHRIKPTDIDVDRVVVVTPR encoded by the coding sequence ATGAAGCCCATCGTCGCCCTCAGCCTGATCATCGCTCCCTTTGCCCTGGCCATCGCACCAGCGCAAGCCCAGTACACCGGCCCTGGCGCCACGCCGGCCGCCACCACCGTTGCCGATGCACGCCAGCAGCGTGACGATCAGCCGGTCGTCCTGCGCGGGACGCTGGTGGCCAAGCTTGGGCATGAGCGCTACCGCTTCAAGGACGCCACCGGCGAGATCGAGGTGGAGATCGACGATAAGGATCTGCCGGCGCAGGCCATCGGTGCGAGCACCATGGTGGAACTGCATGGCGAAGTGGATACGCACCGGATCAAGCCGACCGATATCGATGTGGATCGGGTGGTGGTGGTCACGCCGCGCTGA
- a CDS encoding protein kinase yields the protein MQDVDTAAVQNVLEHVPGKPASGHEQQWRALVDAYLPVVPGRSGWRYRPPQRAHPAQGWKLHVSATLPNAITVFQRCAPLLVERGVAFKSVKTLNILGRLNSAIPFGFSQIGKFITVYPRDANEAVELAELLDQATHGLGAPTVPFDRQYRPGSAVYFRYGAFGHEEMETEDGTRVSALRTPAGELVPDMREPGKAIPEWVQSPFAAIVETAAPPTPLQTRFLCYEALMQRGKGGVYRAVDIQPSPARLCVVKEGRRHGETNWHGLDGRTFVEREEAFLRAMDGLPFAPPAVIDAFCIGEHRYLVMEHIDGEPLLQACADPQKKIALDVALAYAAGVARLVAQLHAAGWVWRDLKPANLLVDHDGRLRPVDFEGALGVHDTSDTPWGTPSYMPPEAKRGAFAGSHLREDLYGLGATIHQLLTSWLMHRDEADPAAQASAEQRPAVGTLRKGVPVPVRQLVAQLMDADPLRRPSAAAAADLLALYGRASLPVPVPATRDSALVRRVRDKMWKDVQEMLLDEPVLGED from the coding sequence GTGCAGGATGTCGATACCGCAGCAGTGCAGAACGTGTTGGAGCATGTGCCGGGCAAACCGGCCAGTGGCCATGAACAGCAATGGCGCGCGCTGGTGGATGCGTACCTGCCGGTGGTGCCAGGGCGCAGCGGCTGGCGCTACCGGCCACCGCAACGGGCGCATCCGGCGCAGGGTTGGAAGCTGCACGTATCGGCCACGCTGCCCAATGCAATCACCGTGTTCCAACGCTGCGCGCCGCTGCTGGTGGAGCGCGGCGTAGCGTTCAAGTCGGTCAAGACGCTGAACATCCTGGGGCGGCTCAACAGTGCCATCCCCTTTGGTTTCAGCCAGATCGGCAAGTTCATCACCGTCTATCCGCGCGATGCCAACGAGGCCGTCGAGCTGGCCGAACTGCTCGACCAGGCCACGCACGGTCTGGGCGCGCCAACGGTGCCGTTCGATCGCCAGTACCGGCCAGGCAGTGCGGTGTACTTCCGCTACGGTGCGTTTGGTCATGAAGAAATGGAAACCGAAGACGGCACCCGAGTCAGTGCGCTGCGCACCCCCGCCGGGGAGCTGGTGCCGGACATGCGTGAGCCGGGCAAGGCCATCCCCGAGTGGGTCCAGAGTCCGTTCGCCGCGATCGTCGAGACGGCCGCGCCGCCCACGCCGTTGCAGACCCGGTTTCTCTGCTACGAAGCTCTCATGCAGCGTGGCAAGGGTGGGGTGTACCGCGCGGTGGATATCCAGCCGTCGCCCGCGCGGCTATGCGTGGTCAAGGAAGGTCGGCGCCACGGGGAAACCAACTGGCACGGCCTGGATGGCAGGACCTTCGTGGAACGCGAAGAGGCCTTCCTGCGCGCCATGGACGGGCTGCCCTTCGCGCCGCCGGCGGTGATCGATGCGTTCTGCATCGGCGAACATCGCTACCTGGTCATGGAACACATCGACGGCGAGCCGCTGCTGCAGGCCTGCGCAGATCCACAGAAGAAAATCGCGCTGGACGTTGCGCTGGCCTACGCCGCGGGCGTGGCGCGCCTGGTCGCGCAGCTGCACGCGGCCGGCTGGGTATGGCGCGACCTCAAGCCGGCCAACCTGCTGGTGGATCACGATGGACGGCTGCGCCCGGTCGATTTCGAGGGCGCGCTGGGTGTGCACGACACCAGCGACACGCCGTGGGGCACCCCCAGCTACATGCCGCCGGAAGCCAAACGTGGCGCCTTCGCCGGCAGTCACCTGCGCGAGGATCTGTACGGGCTGGGCGCCACCATCCATCAACTGCTCACCTCGTGGCTGATGCACCGCGACGAAGCCGATCCCGCCGCCCAGGCCAGCGCCGAGCAACGGCCCGCCGTGGGCACGCTGCGCAAGGGCGTACCGGTGCCTGTCCGGCAGTTGGTGGCACAGTTGATGGATGCCGATCCGCTGCGCAGGCCATCGGCCGCCGCCGCCGCCGACCTGTTGGCCCTGTATGGCCGCGCCTCGCTGCCGGTACCGGTGCCGGCCACACGTGATTCGGCCTTGGTACGGCGGGTACGCGACAAAATGTGGAAGGACGTACAAGAGATGCTGCTGGACGAACCGGTGTTGGGGGAGGACTGA
- a CDS encoding NirD/YgiW/YdeI family stress tolerance protein, translated as MTRSLLIALLIAPFALQASDAFAGYSGPGVGAVVTTAAQARQQRDDQPVILRGTLAAKLGHERYRFTDASGDIEVEIDDDDIAGYRVGAGTVVELHGKVDTHRFKPTDVDVDHVAVMAPR; from the coding sequence ATGACGCGTTCCCTGCTCATTGCATTACTCATCGCCCCCTTCGCCCTGCAGGCCAGCGACGCTTTTGCCGGCTACAGCGGCCCGGGCGTCGGCGCGGTCGTCACCACTGCCGCCCAGGCACGCCAGCAACGTGACGACCAGCCTGTGATCCTGCGCGGCACCCTGGCGGCCAAGCTTGGCCACGAGCGCTATCGCTTCACGGACGCCAGTGGCGACATCGAGGTCGAGATCGACGATGACGACATCGCCGGGTATCGCGTCGGCGCGGGCACCGTGGTTGAACTGCATGGCAAGGTCGACACCCACCGGTTCAAGCCCACCGATGTCGATGTGGACCACGTAGCGGTCATGGCGCCGCGCTGA
- a CDS encoding citrate synthase has product MSDLDQVTLNAGEKSVVLPVIKPTLGNDCVDISKLTKETGLFTYDSGFTATASCKSAITYIDGDKGVLLYRGYPIEQLSEKSSYVEVAYLLINGERPSAEQLKAFTDELAAEANVDASINTLIGSFAQDAHPMAILTAAIAQLSGIYHASLDLSDAEQRRQAAVRLIAKVPTLSALIYRHGKGLPANTPDTSLDYVSRFLKQTFESADGQYELNQDVVKALDLLFILHADHEQNASTSTVRMVGSTGANPYASVAAGVTALWGPAHGGANEAVLKMLEEIGSADNVESAVLKAKDKTSGFRLMGFGHRVYKNFDPRAKVIGEMTGKVLKQLGVQDPLLDVAVKLEQAALQDDYFVARKLYPNVDFYSGIIYKALQIPTEMFTVMFALGRTSGWVAHWLEQQVDPEMKIGRPRQVYTGSDVRDYQG; this is encoded by the coding sequence GTGTCCGATCTTGATCAGGTCACGCTCAACGCCGGCGAAAAGTCGGTTGTTTTGCCCGTCATCAAACCTACGCTCGGCAACGATTGCGTCGATATCTCGAAGCTGACCAAGGAAACCGGTCTCTTCACGTACGACTCCGGCTTCACCGCCACCGCCAGCTGCAAGTCCGCCATCACCTATATCGACGGTGACAAGGGCGTGCTGCTGTATCGCGGCTATCCGATCGAGCAGCTCTCGGAAAAGTCCAGCTACGTCGAAGTGGCCTACCTGCTGATCAATGGCGAGCGTCCGAGCGCCGAGCAGTTGAAGGCCTTCACCGACGAGCTGGCCGCTGAAGCCAACGTCGATGCGTCGATCAACACCCTGATCGGCAGCTTCGCCCAGGATGCTCATCCGATGGCCATCCTGACCGCCGCCATCGCGCAGCTGTCAGGCATCTACCACGCCTCGCTGGACCTGTCCGACGCCGAACAGCGTCGCCAGGCCGCCGTGCGCCTGATCGCCAAGGTGCCGACCCTGTCGGCGCTGATCTACCGCCACGGCAAGGGCCTGCCGGCCAACACGCCGGACACCTCGCTGGACTATGTCAGCCGCTTCCTGAAGCAGACGTTCGAATCGGCCGACGGCCAGTACGAACTGAACCAGGACGTGGTCAAGGCACTGGATCTGCTGTTCATCCTGCACGCCGACCACGAGCAGAACGCCTCGACCTCGACCGTGCGTATGGTCGGTTCGACCGGTGCCAACCCGTATGCGTCGGTCGCCGCTGGCGTCACCGCGCTGTGGGGTCCGGCCCACGGCGGTGCCAACGAAGCCGTGCTGAAGATGCTGGAAGAGATCGGTTCGGCCGACAACGTCGAGTCGGCCGTGCTCAAGGCCAAGGACAAGACCTCCGGCTTCCGCCTGATGGGCTTCGGTCACCGCGTGTACAAGAACTTCGACCCGCGCGCCAAGGTCATCGGTGAGATGACCGGCAAGGTGCTCAAGCAGCTGGGCGTGCAGGATCCGCTGCTGGACGTGGCCGTCAAGCTGGAACAGGCCGCGCTGCAGGACGATTACTTCGTGGCCCGCAAGCTGTACCCGAACGTCGATTTCTACAGCGGCATCATCTACAAGGCGCTGCAGATTCCGACCGAAATGTTCACCGTCATGTTCGCCCTGGGCCGTACCTCCGGCTGGGTCGCCCATTGGCTGGAACAGCAGGTCGATCCGGAAATGAAGATCGGCCGTCCGCGCCAGGTCTACACCGGCAGCGACGTGCGCGACTACCAGGGCTGA
- a CDS encoding type B 50S ribosomal protein L31: MKDDIHPSYRDVVFHDVTSDFKILTRSTMASKETVKWEDGNEYPLVKVEISSASHPFYTGKHKVIDTSGRIDKFQKRYAR, translated from the coding sequence ATGAAGGACGATATCCATCCCTCGTACCGTGACGTCGTCTTCCACGACGTGACGTCCGATTTCAAGATCCTGACCCGTTCCACCATGGCTTCGAAAGAAACCGTGAAGTGGGAAGACGGCAACGAGTACCCGCTCGTGAAGGTGGAAATCTCCTCGGCTTCGCACCCGTTCTACACGGGCAAGCACAAGGTCATCGACACCAGCGGCCGTATCGACAAGTTCCAGAAGCGCTACGCGCGCTGA
- a CDS encoding nucleoside hydrolase: protein MTKKIPLLIDTDPGVDDALALLMAFADERHDIVGLTIAAGNVGLEHTVRNALKLCEVADREDVPVYAGTADPLLHPSVDAAHVHGADGFGDVNLPAAKRQAEAEHAALAILRLSHQYAGELFLVALGPLTNLALALKLDPTLPQRVKRFLVMGGAVTCHGNITPAAEFNIAFDPEAAHVVFTGFPHIEVADWEATVAHGLLHADVEKWLAADTDKARFYELISRQTRLWSEDSRGERWFAADALAMAWALQPEGALRVESRPLNVELAGVHSRGATIVDWNRQTGQPDNTQLLMAYDQGRFEAQVRAALGVS, encoded by the coding sequence ATGACCAAGAAGATTCCGCTGTTGATCGACACCGATCCGGGTGTCGATGACGCCCTGGCCCTGTTGATGGCCTTCGCCGATGAGCGCCACGATATCGTCGGCCTGACCATCGCCGCCGGCAATGTCGGCCTCGAGCACACCGTGCGCAACGCGCTCAAACTGTGTGAAGTGGCCGATCGCGAAGACGTGCCGGTCTACGCCGGTACCGCCGACCCGCTGCTGCACCCCTCCGTTGACGCGGCCCACGTGCATGGCGCCGACGGCTTTGGCGATGTGAACCTGCCGGCCGCCAAGCGCCAGGCCGAAGCCGAGCACGCCGCGCTGGCGATCCTGCGCCTGTCGCACCAGTACGCCGGCGAGCTGTTCCTGGTCGCCCTGGGTCCGCTGACCAACCTGGCCCTGGCCCTCAAGCTCGACCCGACCCTGCCGCAGCGCGTGAAGCGCTTCCTGGTGATGGGCGGGGCAGTGACCTGCCACGGCAACATTACCCCGGCGGCCGAGTTCAACATCGCCTTCGACCCCGAAGCGGCGCACGTGGTGTTCACCGGCTTCCCGCACATCGAAGTAGCCGACTGGGAGGCCACAGTCGCCCACGGCCTGCTGCACGCCGATGTGGAAAAGTGGCTGGCCGCCGACACCGACAAGGCCCGCTTCTATGAGCTGATTTCGCGCCAGACCCGCCTGTGGTCCGAAGACAGCCGCGGCGAGCGCTGGTTCGCCGCCGATGCGCTGGCCATGGCCTGGGCGCTGCAGCCCGAAGGCGCCCTGCGGGTCGAATCGCGTCCCCTGAACGTCGAACTGGCCGGCGTGCACAGCCGAGGTGCTACCATTGTCGACTGGAACCGCCAGACCGGGCAGCCGGATAACACCCAGCTGCTCATGGCCTACGACCAAGGGCGTTTTGAAGCCCAGGTCCGGGCGGCGCTCGGCGTCTCCTGA